From Aspergillus fumigatus Af293 chromosome 3, whole genome shotgun sequence, a single genomic window includes:
- the glfA gene encoding protoporphyrinogen/coproporphyrinogen oxidase: MLSLARRTLNRVPSFQDILQGRMTHPDISVDVLVIGAGPTGLGAAKRLNQIDGPSWMIVDSNETPGGLASTDVTPEGFLYDVGGHVIFSHYKYFDDCLDEALPKEDDWYTHQRISYVRCQGQWVPYPFQNNISMLPKEEQVKCIDGMIDAALEARVANTKPKTFDEWIVRMMGTGIADLFMRPYNFKVWAVPTTKMQCAWLGERVAAPNLKAVTTNVILGKTAGNWGPNATFRFPARGGTGGIWIAVANTLPKERTRFGEKGKVTKVNANNKTVTLQDGTTIGYKKLVSTMAVDFLAEAMNDQELVGLTKQLFYSSTHVIGVGVRGSRPERIGDKCWLYFPEDNCPFYRATIFSNYSPYNQPEASKKLPTMQLADGSRPQSTEAKEGPYWSIMLEVSESSMKPVNQETILADCIQGLVNTEMLKPTDEIVSTYHRRFDHGYPTPTLEREGALTQILPKLQDKDIWSRGRFGSWRYEVGNQDHSFMLGVEAVDNIVNGAVELTLNYPDFVNGRQNTERRLVDGAQVFAKSKAQ; this comes from the exons ATGCTTAGTCTCGCTCGCAGAACTTTGAATCGCGTTCCCAGCTTCCAGGATATCCTACAAGGCAGGATGACCCACCCCGATAT CTCCGTCGACGTCCTCGTCATTGGTGCCGGACCTACTGGTCTTGGTGCTGCTAAGCGTCTCAACCAGATC GATGGCCCCTCATGGATGATTGTTGACAGCAACGAGACTCCTGGTGGCCTTGCTTCTACCGATGTTACCCCCGAGGGATTC CTCTACGATGTCGGTGGTCAcgtcatcttctcccactACAAGTATTTCGACGACTGCCTCGATGAGGCCCTTCCGAAGGAGGATGATTGGTACACCCACCAGCGTATCTCCTACGTACGCTGCCAAGGCCAATGGGTCCCATATCCTTTCCAGAACAACATTTCCATGCTtcccaaggaggagcaggtcAAGTGCATCGATGGCATGATCGATGCCGCTCTTGAGGCTCGTGTCGCCAACACCAAGCCCAAGACCTTTGACGAGTGGATTGTTCGCATGATGGGCACCGGTATCGCCGACCTTTTCATGAGGCCCTACAACTTCAAGGTCTGGGCTGTGCCCACTACCAAG ATGCAATGCGCCTGGCTCGGTGAGCGTGTTGCTGCTCCCAATCTCAAGGCCGTGACGACCAACGTTATCCTCGGCAAGACCGCTGGTAACTGGGGTCCGAACGCTACATTCCGCTTCCCCGCCCGTGGCGGTACTGGTGGTATCTGGATTGCCGTGGCCAACACTCTCCCTAAGGAGAGAACCCGCTTCGGTGAGAAGGGTAAGGTTACCAAGGTCAATGCCAACAACAAGACGGTGACGCTGCAGGACGGCACCACCATCGGCTACAAGAAGCTTGTCTCCACCATGGCTGTTGATTTCTTGGCCGAGGCCATGAACGACCAGGAGCTCGTTGGTCTCACCAAGCAGCTGTTCTACTCTTCCACCCACGTCATCGGTGTTGGTGTTCGTGGCTCCCGCCCCGAGAGAATCGGTGACAAGTGCTGG CTCTACTTCCCCGAGGACAACTGCCCTTTCTACCGTgccaccatcttctccaactACTCCCCTTACAACCAGCCTGAGGCCTCGAAGAAGCTTCCCACCATGCAGCTTGCCGATGGCTCCAGGCCTCAGAGCACTGAGGCCAAGGAGGGCCCTTATTGGTCTATCATGTTGGAGGTCTCCGAATCCTCTATGAAGCCTGTTAACCAGGAGACTATCCTGGCCGACTGCATCCAGGGTCTGGTCAATACCGAGATGTTGAAGCCCACCGATGAGATTGTCTCCACCTACCACCGCCGCTTCGACCATGGCTACCCCACCCCCACACTGGAGCGTGAGGGTGCTCTCACTCAGATCCTGCCCAAGTTGCAAGACAAGGACATTTGGTCTCGTGGCCGCTTCGGTAGCTGGCGCTACGAGGTTGGCAACCAGGACCACTCCTTCATGCTGGGTGTCGAAGCCGTTGACAACATTGTCAACGGTGCTGTTGAGCTCACTCTCAACTACCCCGACTTCGTCAACGGTCGTCAGAACACTGAAAGACGTCTGGTGGACGGTGCTCAGGTATTCG
- the glfB gene encoding uncharacterized protein yields the protein MSNEGEKARVSGEVSRPEPTLPTVNPAVEKSEPSKPTFHPAVYVSLWIALSSSVILFNKHILDYAQFRFPIILTTWHLAFATFMTQVLARTTTLLDGRKTVKMTGRVYLRAIVPIGLFFSLSLICGNVTYLYLSVAFIQMLKATTPVAVLLATWAMGMAPVNLKVLFNVAVIVIGVVIASFGEIKFVFIGFLFQIGGIVFEATRLVMVQRLLSSAEFKMDPLVSLYYFAPVCAVMNGVTALFVEVPNLTMGHIYNVGIWTLLANAVVAFLLNVSVVFLIGKTSSLVMTLCGVLKDILLVAASMMIWQTPVTPLQFFGYSIALIGLVYYKLGGDKIREYAGQANRSWAEYGANHPAQRKSIIIGAVVLIFFLLIGSMAPSYAPESVDKVKGMLGGATAGNA from the exons ATGAGTAACGAAGGAGAAAAAGCCAGAGTCTCCGGCGAGGTCTCTCGCCCAGAGCCCACCCTGCCCACCGTCAATCCCGCCGTTGAGAAGTCGGAGCCCTCCAAGCCTACATTCCACCCTGCCGTCTATGTGAG TCTCTGGATTGCTTTGAGTTCCAGCGTCATCCTGTTCAACAAGCACATCCTGGATTATGCCCAATTCC GCTTCC CTATCATCCTGACAACATGGCACTTGGCATTCGCGACTTTCATGACTCAGGTTCTCGCCCGCACAACAACTCTGCTCGATGGCCGCAAGACTGTGAAGATGACTGGAAGGGTCTACCTGCGCGCTATTGTACCGATTggccttttcttctccctgAGTTTGATCTGCGGTAATGTGACATACCTGTACCTGAGTGTTGCCTTTATCCAGATGCTGAAG GCAACAACTCCGGTCGCTGTGTTGCTCGCTACCTGGGCTATGGGAATGGCCCCCGTCAACCTGAAAGTCCTCTTCAACGTCGCTGTTATTGTCATCGGTGTCGTCATTGCCTCGTTTGGTGAGATCAAGTTCGTCTTCATCGGTTTCCTGTTCCAGATTGGCGGTATTGTTTTCGAAGCCACCCGTTTGGTCATGGTTCAGCGCCTTCTCAGCTCTGCTGAATTCAAGATGGACCCTCTCGTTTCCCTGTACTACTTCGCTCCTGTTTGCGCTGTGATGAATGGTGTCACTGCCTTGTTCGTTGAAGTGCCTAATCTGACTATGGGCCACATCTACAACGTTGGTATCTGGACCTTGCTGGCCAACGCTGTTGTTGCTTTCCTGCTCAACGTTTCCGTCGTTTTCCTG ATCGGAAAGACTTCATCCCTTGTCATGACCCTCTGTGGTGTACTGAaagatatccttcttgtcgctgcatcgatgatgatctggcAGACTCCTGTTACCCCTCTCCAATTCTTCGGTTACTCGATTGCTCTGATCGGCCTGGTCTACTACAAGCTTGGTGGTGATAAGATTAGGGAGTACGCTGGCCAGGCCAACCGGTCCTGGGCTGAGTACGGTGCCAACCACCCCGCTCAGCGCAAATCTATCATCATCGGTGCCGTTgttctcatcttcttcctgctgatCGGCTCCATGGCGCCCAGCTACGCTCCCGAGTCTGtggacaaggtcaagggcaTGCTTGGCGGCGCAACTGCTGGGAATGCGTAA